Part of the Deinococcus radiopugnans ATCC 19172 genome, CACGGACAGGGACGTGCAGAAGATCAGCACCCGGGACCTGGCGATCACCGTCGCCCTGGGCCGCCACGGCGCGACGACCGTCGCCTCGACCATGCGCCTCGCCTCTCTGGCGGGCATCCGCGTCTTCGCAACCGGCGGCACCGGGGGCGTGCACCGGGGGGCCGGGGAGACCATGGACATCAGCGCGGACCTGATGGAACTGGCCCGGACCGATGTCTGCGTGGTGAGTTCCGGCGTCAAGAGCATTCTCGACATCGGCCTGACCCTGGAAGTGCTCGAAACGCAGGGTGTTCCCGCCATCACCCTGGGCAGCACACAGTTCCCGGCGTTCTACTCCAGACACAGCGGTTTCGCGTCCCCCCTGATGGTTCAGACGCCGGACGAGGCGGCGCGCGTCTTGCGGGCAAAATGGACCCTGGGGCTGGGGGGCGGCGTGATGCTCGCCAACCCGATCCCGGTGGAGGCGGAAATTCCTGCGGGCGAGATCACGCCTCATATCCAGCAGGCGCTGGCCGACATGGACGCCCTGGGGATTTCCGGCAAGGAGACGACACCGTACCTGCTGGGCCGGATCGCCGAGATCACCGGAGGCCGGAGCCTGGAAGCCAACATTGCCCTGGTCAGGCACAACGCGGCCGTGGCCGCGCAGGTTGCGGTGGCCTACGCCCAACTGGCCTGAAGCTCTGGGCGGCCACCCACGGCGGCGGAGCGGTGGGTGGCGCCGCCTCCACTGTGGCTGATACGGAGGGCCGCCCGTTGCGTTGACCCCTCGGGACCGCACCGATGGGCGAACTATGCGCCCGGAAGGCGTTTTCTCTCCGGCTTGCCCT contains:
- a CDS encoding pseudouridine-5'-phosphate glycosidase — its product is MTTQHHLRPEIAALMDLHPEVAEALASGRAVVALESTIISHGMPFPQNVEMARGVEDVIREHGAVPATIAVLNGRLKIGLTAEELHLLATDRDVQKISTRDLAITVALGRHGATTVASTMRLASLAGIRVFATGGTGGVHRGAGETMDISADLMELARTDVCVVSSGVKSILDIGLTLEVLETQGVPAITLGSTQFPAFYSRHSGFASPLMVQTPDEAARVLRAKWTLGLGGGVMLANPIPVEAEIPAGEITPHIQQALADMDALGISGKETTPYLLGRIAEITGGRSLEANIALVRHNAAVAAQVAVAYAQLA